Proteins encoded together in one Drosophila gunungcola strain Sukarami chromosome 2R unlocalized genomic scaffold, Dgunungcola_SK_2 000013F, whole genome shotgun sequence window:
- the LOC128256305 gene encoding protein lingerer isoform X9 gives MSTQTRSGGGGGGGHTRNQKKSNASNSGGGGSGAGHHDGVSHAAAAGKKGGQDASKTDKPEKAQPKATTEQLRIAQITNSTTEDPQINEKVTLLLTMTQRSEEEVCCALNECDYDLEAAANFLIEELPQGAFAKYEKKRKNKAASTAADGAAGDGDWADGNANADKREKSRNRSSNRGATRGSTDSRGWRGRETRENERNQRESREPRSGGDRGEDRANDNYRGQRNGGVRSGPGGGGRGGGFVSRSGRGGGRMGGRTGGPRGDRGSGGTGGGYGPGRSGNAEDHHEVELWDNTIAQNAEKQQQAHDDAWGDWNNEEYEGSLKDSKVFTTSNLATQTAASVVSGTGASVTGASTATGSELSAPPGLEHHVVQQGSHLEESSSSGPAAVTPPATLTGSATTPLLQYSAAVSNPPPQLQSQGTQSGAGTGASAAAGGGAGSTPSSFVSASPDTFSNAASAAATLVHQAQQQQQLQQQQTTPIKPSATLSVEQSQYFNSLASQGVSPGSAPGQPAPAGYAQNPVAGYSQTGTSVGVSPYPNTYANVFASGAGSGAGTGEQSQQQPQVRRARVKLPPPSKIPASAVEMPGDNALNNIGYLDVQFGALDFGTDDGFEPLPEKVGSGFSIDGQQQQQQPDDYQSKSQQQQQQQQQATLAASLQSSQISDALSAAGYAARSTAQQQQQGVSSAVNATTALDQLAKSDPYGQTGGSGNAYQNAYQSSGAGKAAGGYPTTAPGGYSSSTYANVQSSVASSYQQQGYGSYQPNSYQQQAGAGAQSGSGAVAGSGGAATQNIPVGGSSSQNSTSVSTSSGVSSSSGSTGNGGAVSGQAGANQAVVSNNNNVSGNSSVSNVTAGVASGNVAGVGGGVGVSQSGVSSGVGVAGGSAASVGVNVNNNSSSNSSVGAAAVAQTATGSTAAVLASLTNKNSSSSNSSGSGGSVATTAGSAGGPGAGASAGGVGGASGAGGAGSGGGSGSGLVPTNIQMVSQYIQTGLPYYQQPVYSYEELQMMQQRVSHVQGYYDLNYPPASLGAGRDNLGSVTYSAMNDGRFARTDNNSSPVGNVSSTMSQQAGSSAPMLNVPYAYFYGGNVMPGSFQYGTPAIYPQIPAANTASGQQFPKPSYSAGYGSTSYDTLSQTTQDYSKGGYSSSVNQQSKTQAVSNQSQPGTGSDLTSSMYGKGHVALNKVNSYEKQSFHSGTPPPFNMPNTQTAGGTSAQPYGMYLPMPAAGHHNMIHQPIHQDSNSAGQRQQSTSQSKSAGKQGYSPSYWTGQN, from the exons ATGAGCACACAAACTCGTTcaggcggcggaggaggcggcggccACACCCGCAACCAGAAAAAGTCAAATGCCAGCAACTCCGGCGGAGGAGGATCCGGAGCCGGCCACCACGATGGAGTCTCACACGCTGCGGCCGCCGGCAAGAAGGGCGGCCAGGATGCCAGCAAGACAGACAAGCCAGAGAAGGCCCAGCCCAAGGCCACCACCGAACAGTTGCGCATTGCCCAGATCACCAATAGCACCACAGAGGACCCGCAGATCAACGAGAAGGTCACCCTCCTGTTGACCATGACCCAACGTTCCGAGGAGGAGGTCTGCTGTGCCCTCAACGAGTGCGATTACGACCTAGAGGCAGCGGCCAACTTTTTGATTGAAGAGCTACCGCag GGCGCCTTTGCCAAGTACGAGAAGAAGCGCAAGAACAAGGCTGCAAGTACCGCGGCCGATGGGGCAGCCGGCGACGGCGATTGGGCCGATGGCAATGCGAATGCGGACAAGCGGGAAAAGTCGCGGAACCGCAGCTCAAATCGCGGTGCCACCCGCGGCTCCACCGACAGTCGTGGAT GGCGCGGAAGAGAGACACGTGAGAACGAGCGCAACCAGCGCGAGTCTCGTGAACCTCGTTCTGGCGGCGACCGCGGTGAGGATCGGGCCAACGACAACTATCGCGGGCAGCGCAACGGAGGCGTACGCAGTGGACCCGGTGGCGGTGGACGAGGCGGTGGGTTCGTCTCACGCTCGGGCCGTGGTGGCGGTCGCATGGGCGGACGCACCGGAGGACCACGTGGCGATCGCGGCAGCGGAGGCACTGGCGGTGGCTATGGACCTGGTCGCAGCGGCAACGCTGAAGATCACCACGAGGTGGAGCTGTGGGACAACACCATTGCCCAAAACGCCGAGAAACAGCAGCAGGCTCACGACGATGCCTGGGGCGATTGGAACAACGAGGAGTACGAAGGTTCGCTCAAGGACAGCAAGGTATTCACGACCAGCAACCTGGCAACGCAAACCGCGGCCAGCGTGGTGAGTGGAACGGGAGCGAGTGTAACAGGTGCCTCTACGGCGACCGGAAGCGAGTTGTCGGCGCCACCGGGTCTCGAACACCATGTGGTGCAGCAGGGATCTCATCTGGAGGAGAGCTCCAGCAGCGGACCAGCGGCAGTGACACCGCCAGCAACGCTGACGGGCTCGGCGACCACGCCGCTGCTGCAGTACAGCGCAGCAGTCAGCAATCCACCGCCCCAGTTGCAGTCTCAGGGCACGCAGTCGGGTGCGGGAACGGGAGCGAGCGCAGCGGCCGGCGGAGGAGCGGGCAGCACACCGTCCTCCTTTGTCTCCGCCTCACCAGACACATTCTCAAACGCCGCCTCGGCAGCCGCCACGCTGGTGCACCAggcccaacagcagcaacaactgcagcagcagcaaacgACGCCCATCAAGCCGTCGGCCACGCTGTCGGTCGAGCAATCTCAGTATTTCAACTCGCTGGCCAGCCAGGGTGTCAGTCCAGGCTCTGCACCGGGACAGCCAGCGCCAGCTGGTTACGCGCAGAATCCCGTGGCTGGCTACTCGCAAACTGGCACCAGTGTGGGTGTGAGCCCGTATCCCAACACGTACGCCAACGTGTTTGCCTCGGGAGCGGGATCAGGAGCTGGCACTGGCGAGCAGTCGCAGCAGCAACCGCAGGTGCGGAGGGCGCGGGTCAAGCTGCCACCGCCCTCAAAGATTCCGGCTAGTGCCGTCGAAATGCCGGGAGACAATGCACTGAACAACATTGGCTACCTGGACGTGCAGTTCGGCGCTCTGGATTTCGGCACGGACGATGGCTTCGAGCCCCTGCCGGAAAAGGTTGGGTCGGGCTTTAGCATTGAcggtcagcagcagcaacagcagccggATGACTACCAAAGCAAatcccagcagcagcagcagcaacaacagcaggcaACGCTGGCGGCGAGTCTGCAAAGTTCCCAGATC AGCGATGCCTTAAGTGCAGCGGGTTATGCGGCCCGTTCGacggcgcagcagcagcagcagggtgTTAGCTCGGCGGTAAATGCCACCACGGCGCTCGACCAGCTGGCCAAGAGCGATCCTTATGGCCAGACGGGCGGCAGTGGCAATGCTTACCAAAATGCCTACCAGAGCAGTGGTGCGGGCAAGGCGGCTGGTGGCTACCCGACGACGGCGCCAGGGGGCTATAGCAGCTCCACCTACGCGAATGTGCAGAGCTCGGTGGCCAGCAGTTACCAGCAGCAGGGTTACGGCTCGTACCAGCCCAATTCCTATCAGCAGCAGGCGGGCGCCGGGGCACAGAGCGGATCAGGTGCGGTAGCGGGCAGCGGAGGAGCGGCGACGCAAAACATTCCGGTCggaggcagcagcagccaaaacAGCACAAG TGTCTCCACCAGCAGCGGcgtgagcagcagcagcggtagCACAGGCAACGGTGGTGCGGTGAGCGGTCAGGCAGGTGCTAACCAGGCGGTCGTATCCAACA ATAACAACGTGAGCGGCAACAGCTCGGTCAGCAATGTGACGGCGGGTGTTGCCAGCGGCAACGTGGCCGGCGTGGGCGGAGGCGTCGGCGTCAGCCAGAGCGGCGTAAGTAGTGGAGTCGGCGTGGCCGGTGGCAGCGCGGCCAGCGTCGGTGTGAATGtgaacaacaacagcagcagtaacaGCTCGGTGGGAGCGGCGGCCGTTGCCCAGACGGCCACGGGAAGCACCGCTGCGGTGCTGGCTTCGCTGACCAACaagaacagcagcagcagcaatagcagcggcagcggtggCAGCGTTGCCACGACGGCGGGCAGCGCCGGCGGCCCTGGTGCGGGAGCGAGCGCCGGCGGCGTGGGCGGCGCATcgggtgctggtggtgctggtagtggtggtggcagcggcagcggcttGGTGCCCACCAACATCCAAATGGTTAGTCAATATATTCAGACTGGATTGCCATACTATCAGCAACCAGTGTATTCCTACGAGGAATTGCAAATGATGCAACAGAGAGTGTCACATGTG CAAGGATACTACGACCTGAACTATCCGCCAGCCAGCTTGGGAGCTGGACGTGACAACCTCGGCTCGGTGACCTATTCCGCAATGAACGACGGCCGCTTTGCTCGCACTGACAATAACTCCAGTCCCGTTGGCAAT GTCTCTAGCACAATGTCGCAACAGGCAGGCTCGAGTGCGCCCATGCTGAATGTTCCTTATGCCTACTTTTATGGCGGTAATGTGATGCCCGGTAGTTTCCAATATGGCACGCCTGCCATCTATCCA CAAATACCGGCAGCCAATACTGCCTCCGGTCAACAGTTCCCGAAGCCTTCGTACAGCGCGGGCTACGGCTCGACCAGCTATGACACCCTCTCGCAGACCACGCAGGATTACAGCAAGGGCGGCTACTCGTCGAGCGTCAATCAGCAGAGCAAAACGCAGGCGGTGTCCAACCAGTCGCAGCCGGGCACTGGCTCCGATCTGACCTCGTCCATGTACGGGAAGGGACATGTGGCGCTGAACAAGGTTAAT TCGTACGAGAAGCAGAGTTTCCACTCTGGCACTCCGCCGCCGTTCAACATGCCCAACACTCAGACGGCTGGCGGCACTTCGGCCCAGCCGTACGGCATGTACTTGCCGATGCCAGCGGCCGGACACCACAATATGATCCATCAGCCCATTCATCAG GACTCGAACAGTGCCGGACAGCGTCAACAGTCGACCAGCCAGTCGAAGTCTGCTGGCAAGCAAGGCTACTCGCCCTCGTACTGGACCGGACAGAACTAG
- the LOC128256305 gene encoding protein lingerer isoform X7, translating to MSTQTRSGGGGGGGHTRNQKKSNASNSGGGGSGAGHHDGVSHAAAAGKKGGQDASKTDKPEKAQPKATTEQLRIAQITNSTTEDPQINEKVTLLLTMTQRSEEEVCCALNECDYDLEAAANFLIEELPQGAFAKYEKKRKNKAASTAADGAAGDGDWADGNANADKREKSRNRSSNRGATRGSTDSRGWRGRETRENERNQRESREPRSGGDRGEDRANDNYRGQRNGGVRSGPGGGGRGGGFVSRSGRGGGRMGGRTGGPRGDRGSGGTGGGYGPGRSGNAEDHHEVELWDNTIAQNAEKQQQAHDDAWGDWNNEEYEGSLKDSKVFTTSNLATQTAASVVSGTGASVTGASTATGSELSAPPGLEHHVVQQGSHLEESSSSGPAAVTPPATLTGSATTPLLQYSAAVSNPPPQLQSQGTQSGAGTGASAAAGGGAGSTPSSFVSASPDTFSNAASAAATLVHQAQQQQQLQQQQTTPIKPSATLSVEQSQYFNSLASQGVSPGSAPGQPAPAGYAQNPVAGYSQTGTSVGVSPYPNTYANVFASGAGSGAGTGEQSQQQPQVRRARVKLPPPSKIPASAVEMPGDNALNNIGYLDVQFGALDFGTDDGFEPLPEKVGSGFSIDGQQQQQQPDDYQSKSQQQQQQQQQATLAASLQSSQISDALSAAGYAARSTAQQQQQGVSSAVNATTALDQLAKSDPYGQTGGSGNAYQNAYQSSGAGKAAGGYPTTAPGGYSSSTYANVQSSVASSYQQQGYGSYQPNSYQQQAGAGAQSGSGAVAGSGGAATQNIPVGGSSSQNSTSGNASSAYLTSGYSTPQSAYQSSQSVYGNTGLSNSSGVSTSSGVSSSSGSTGNGGAVSGQAGANQAVVSNNNNVSGNSSVSNVTAGVASGNVAGVGGGVGVSQSGVSSGVGVAGGSAASVGVNVNNNSSSNSSVGAAAVAQTATGSTAAVLASLTNKNSSSSNSSGSGGSVATTAGSAGGPGAGASAGGVGGASGAGGAGSGGGSGSGLVPTNIQMVSQYIQTGLPYYQQPVYSYEELQMMQQRVSHVQGYYDLNYPPASLGAGRDNLGSVTYSAMNDGRFARTDNNSSPVGNVSSTMSQQAGSSAPMLNVPYAYFYGGNVMPGSFQYGTPAIYPQIPAANTASGQQFPKPSYSAGYGSTSYDTLSQTTQDYSKGGYSSSVNQQSKTQAVSNQSQPGTGSDLTSSMYGKGHVALNKVNSYEKQSFHSGTPPPFNMPNTQTAGGTSAQPYGMYLPMPAAGHHNMIHQPIHQMDGRIHSSSRRDSNSAGQRQQSTSQSKSAGKQGYSPSYWTGQN from the exons ATGAGCACACAAACTCGTTcaggcggcggaggaggcggcggccACACCCGCAACCAGAAAAAGTCAAATGCCAGCAACTCCGGCGGAGGAGGATCCGGAGCCGGCCACCACGATGGAGTCTCACACGCTGCGGCCGCCGGCAAGAAGGGCGGCCAGGATGCCAGCAAGACAGACAAGCCAGAGAAGGCCCAGCCCAAGGCCACCACCGAACAGTTGCGCATTGCCCAGATCACCAATAGCACCACAGAGGACCCGCAGATCAACGAGAAGGTCACCCTCCTGTTGACCATGACCCAACGTTCCGAGGAGGAGGTCTGCTGTGCCCTCAACGAGTGCGATTACGACCTAGAGGCAGCGGCCAACTTTTTGATTGAAGAGCTACCGCag GGCGCCTTTGCCAAGTACGAGAAGAAGCGCAAGAACAAGGCTGCAAGTACCGCGGCCGATGGGGCAGCCGGCGACGGCGATTGGGCCGATGGCAATGCGAATGCGGACAAGCGGGAAAAGTCGCGGAACCGCAGCTCAAATCGCGGTGCCACCCGCGGCTCCACCGACAGTCGTGGAT GGCGCGGAAGAGAGACACGTGAGAACGAGCGCAACCAGCGCGAGTCTCGTGAACCTCGTTCTGGCGGCGACCGCGGTGAGGATCGGGCCAACGACAACTATCGCGGGCAGCGCAACGGAGGCGTACGCAGTGGACCCGGTGGCGGTGGACGAGGCGGTGGGTTCGTCTCACGCTCGGGCCGTGGTGGCGGTCGCATGGGCGGACGCACCGGAGGACCACGTGGCGATCGCGGCAGCGGAGGCACTGGCGGTGGCTATGGACCTGGTCGCAGCGGCAACGCTGAAGATCACCACGAGGTGGAGCTGTGGGACAACACCATTGCCCAAAACGCCGAGAAACAGCAGCAGGCTCACGACGATGCCTGGGGCGATTGGAACAACGAGGAGTACGAAGGTTCGCTCAAGGACAGCAAGGTATTCACGACCAGCAACCTGGCAACGCAAACCGCGGCCAGCGTGGTGAGTGGAACGGGAGCGAGTGTAACAGGTGCCTCTACGGCGACCGGAAGCGAGTTGTCGGCGCCACCGGGTCTCGAACACCATGTGGTGCAGCAGGGATCTCATCTGGAGGAGAGCTCCAGCAGCGGACCAGCGGCAGTGACACCGCCAGCAACGCTGACGGGCTCGGCGACCACGCCGCTGCTGCAGTACAGCGCAGCAGTCAGCAATCCACCGCCCCAGTTGCAGTCTCAGGGCACGCAGTCGGGTGCGGGAACGGGAGCGAGCGCAGCGGCCGGCGGAGGAGCGGGCAGCACACCGTCCTCCTTTGTCTCCGCCTCACCAGACACATTCTCAAACGCCGCCTCGGCAGCCGCCACGCTGGTGCACCAggcccaacagcagcaacaactgcagcagcagcaaacgACGCCCATCAAGCCGTCGGCCACGCTGTCGGTCGAGCAATCTCAGTATTTCAACTCGCTGGCCAGCCAGGGTGTCAGTCCAGGCTCTGCACCGGGACAGCCAGCGCCAGCTGGTTACGCGCAGAATCCCGTGGCTGGCTACTCGCAAACTGGCACCAGTGTGGGTGTGAGCCCGTATCCCAACACGTACGCCAACGTGTTTGCCTCGGGAGCGGGATCAGGAGCTGGCACTGGCGAGCAGTCGCAGCAGCAACCGCAGGTGCGGAGGGCGCGGGTCAAGCTGCCACCGCCCTCAAAGATTCCGGCTAGTGCCGTCGAAATGCCGGGAGACAATGCACTGAACAACATTGGCTACCTGGACGTGCAGTTCGGCGCTCTGGATTTCGGCACGGACGATGGCTTCGAGCCCCTGCCGGAAAAGGTTGGGTCGGGCTTTAGCATTGAcggtcagcagcagcaacagcagccggATGACTACCAAAGCAAatcccagcagcagcagcagcaacaacagcaggcaACGCTGGCGGCGAGTCTGCAAAGTTCCCAGATC AGCGATGCCTTAAGTGCAGCGGGTTATGCGGCCCGTTCGacggcgcagcagcagcagcagggtgTTAGCTCGGCGGTAAATGCCACCACGGCGCTCGACCAGCTGGCCAAGAGCGATCCTTATGGCCAGACGGGCGGCAGTGGCAATGCTTACCAAAATGCCTACCAGAGCAGTGGTGCGGGCAAGGCGGCTGGTGGCTACCCGACGACGGCGCCAGGGGGCTATAGCAGCTCCACCTACGCGAATGTGCAGAGCTCGGTGGCCAGCAGTTACCAGCAGCAGGGTTACGGCTCGTACCAGCCCAATTCCTATCAGCAGCAGGCGGGCGCCGGGGCACAGAGCGGATCAGGTGCGGTAGCGGGCAGCGGAGGAGCGGCGACGCAAAACATTCCGGTCggaggcagcagcagccaaaacAGCACAAG CGGCAATGCGAGCTCTGCCTACCTCACATCCGGATACTCGACACCACAAAGTGCTTACCAGTCCAGCCAGAGCGTTTATGGCAACACTGGACTGTCCAACAGCAGCGG TGTCTCCACCAGCAGCGGcgtgagcagcagcagcggtagCACAGGCAACGGTGGTGCGGTGAGCGGTCAGGCAGGTGCTAACCAGGCGGTCGTATCCAACA ATAACAACGTGAGCGGCAACAGCTCGGTCAGCAATGTGACGGCGGGTGTTGCCAGCGGCAACGTGGCCGGCGTGGGCGGAGGCGTCGGCGTCAGCCAGAGCGGCGTAAGTAGTGGAGTCGGCGTGGCCGGTGGCAGCGCGGCCAGCGTCGGTGTGAATGtgaacaacaacagcagcagtaacaGCTCGGTGGGAGCGGCGGCCGTTGCCCAGACGGCCACGGGAAGCACCGCTGCGGTGCTGGCTTCGCTGACCAACaagaacagcagcagcagcaatagcagcggcagcggtggCAGCGTTGCCACGACGGCGGGCAGCGCCGGCGGCCCTGGTGCGGGAGCGAGCGCCGGCGGCGTGGGCGGCGCATcgggtgctggtggtgctggtagtggtggtggcagcggcagcggcttGGTGCCCACCAACATCCAAATGGTTAGTCAATATATTCAGACTGGATTGCCATACTATCAGCAACCAGTGTATTCCTACGAGGAATTGCAAATGATGCAACAGAGAGTGTCACATGTG CAAGGATACTACGACCTGAACTATCCGCCAGCCAGCTTGGGAGCTGGACGTGACAACCTCGGCTCGGTGACCTATTCCGCAATGAACGACGGCCGCTTTGCTCGCACTGACAATAACTCCAGTCCCGTTGGCAAT GTCTCTAGCACAATGTCGCAACAGGCAGGCTCGAGTGCGCCCATGCTGAATGTTCCTTATGCCTACTTTTATGGCGGTAATGTGATGCCCGGTAGTTTCCAATATGGCACGCCTGCCATCTATCCA CAAATACCGGCAGCCAATACTGCCTCCGGTCAACAGTTCCCGAAGCCTTCGTACAGCGCGGGCTACGGCTCGACCAGCTATGACACCCTCTCGCAGACCACGCAGGATTACAGCAAGGGCGGCTACTCGTCGAGCGTCAATCAGCAGAGCAAAACGCAGGCGGTGTCCAACCAGTCGCAGCCGGGCACTGGCTCCGATCTGACCTCGTCCATGTACGGGAAGGGACATGTGGCGCTGAACAAGGTTAAT TCGTACGAGAAGCAGAGTTTCCACTCTGGCACTCCGCCGCCGTTCAACATGCCCAACACTCAGACGGCTGGCGGCACTTCGGCCCAGCCGTACGGCATGTACTTGCCGATGCCAGCGGCCGGACACCACAATATGATCCATCAGCCCATTCATCAG ATGGACGGCAGGATTCATAGCTCATCCCGCCGG GACTCGAACAGTGCCGGACAGCGTCAACAGTCGACCAGCCAGTCGAAGTCTGCTGGCAAGCAAGGCTACTCGCCCTCGTACTGGACCGGACAGAACTAG